The DNA region TGAGCCCAAACAAACCAAGGCAAGAAAGAATCACCGAAATAAACGTAAAGTAAAGAAACAACGAAAATACAGTATTCTCATTTTTAAAGCGCCCCTCAATCAATTTACTCGACAACAAAGGCTGAAAAGGTTCTGCAGGCATAACAGACTTCCACTTTTGCTCAACAAAGTCCAGCACATTTTCCTGATCTGAAGCCCTGAAATACTTGATAACAACGCCTCTGAAAAGATCAGGCGCAAAAACATACGCAGCAGGCTCAATCAAACTCCGAAGAGAGTAATAATGATAATCGCGCAGAACACCCACAACCTTTGGCCGTTGAGTAGTATCAGCCCCATTCACATATTTAAAGGTTTTTCCTATTGGATTCGACCAGCCCAGTTTTCGCACGGCGGCTTCGTTCAGAATAACAGCACTGCCTATGTCTGATTGAATAAGATGACTAAAATTGCGACCATCAACAATATCAATACCCATTGCCGGAAAGAAAAGATCATCTACAAAGCCAAATCTGACAGTAAGTCGTGTATCGGCAGAATCGCCAACTATTACAGGTCCCTGACTGCCACTTACCCCGTTAATATAGGAACAACCCGCAACAGTCTGAATTAAAGGATTTTTTGAAAGCTCATCTTTGATAATACTGAGTTTTGAAACCGACTCTTTTTCTCCGAATGGCACATAAATAACATTCTCATATGAAATTCCCAGTTTTTTAGACTTCATAAACCTGACCTGTGCATTCAAAACAAGGATAGAGAAAATAAGCCCTGCAGAAATTATAAATTGGAAGATCACCAGGCCTTTGCTCAGAAAACCGGCGCCACTACCTTTCATATTCACACTACCTTTTAATACACGTGCAGGCTGGTAGTGCGACAGATAAAAGGCAGGATATGCTCCTGAAGCCAGACTTATCAATACTAAAATTGCCAGTAATCCCACATTGAAAATAGGATTTCCGATAAAGTCTATATAAAATGAGGCGCCCAGAAGTTCATTTAAAACCGGCAATGAAAGTTCAACCAGGCCAATAGCCAGTATCAGCGAAAGCAGTGTAATAATAAATGACTCGCTGATAAACTGATATATCAAGCTCATTCTGTCGGCTCCCAACACCTTGCGAATTCCAACTTCTCTGGCTCTTTTAACCGATCTGGCAATGGAAATATTAATAAAATTAACGCAGGCAATGATGAGAATTAAAATGGCAATTACAATAAAAATCAAAACCAGATTGCCATCTCCTGCAGAGGTAACATTTTGAAATTTAACATGCTGAGATTTAAGATAAACATCCTTAACAGGCTGAAGATACATTTCAAAGTTATGCCAGCCATTGCCGGTTGAGAAAATGTGTTTTTCAAGAAAATCTGCAAATCCGGCTTCGACCGGGGCCTGCGATTCAGGTTTATCCAGCTGGACATACGTAACCAATGAATTAGATCCCCAGTCCTTTAACCATGAAAAATCTTCCAGCCCATCCAGGGTTGAGGATGATACCAGAATATCGAAAAAGAAATGCGTATTCTGTGGTTGATCTTTCATAACCCCCGAAACCCTGAAACCTCGATTGCCCATTATCAGCACTTTGCCGGGTGCGTTGGCCGGAGAGCCAAAATATCTGGCAGCAGCCTTTTCTGACATCAACACAGAGCGGGGATTGGAGAGCACCGTTTCAGGGTTTCCGCTCACAAGCTCAATTTCAAAGAGACGAATAACTGAAGGGTCGGCATAATACATATCCTTCTCTCTGAAATTTTTCTCCCCAAATCTGACAATAGGAATATCAAAACCGGGAATAAACCTGACCACTCCTGTTACCTGAGGAAAATCGGCAAGCAGGCTTTCGGCAAGTGGGCCCATTGTAATGGCAACGTGCTGTTCGCCAACGCCGGGCTCATTCTGCAATTCAACCACCCTGAAAAGGCGATCAACATTTTTCAGATGTTTATCGAAGCTTAATTCATGCTGAACATAAAGCGCAATCAACACAAAAGAAGCTATTCCGACCGAGAGGCCTATGAGATTTATAAATGTATAATGTTTTTGCCTTACCAGACTACGAAAGGCAGTTGTCAGATAATTATAAATCATCACGAACCTGAATTAGAGACTAACCGTAATAAATAACATCTCAAAGCTGAAAGCATTAGAGCGATTGCGCTATTCCACTTCTTATATTCTCGTTGATAATCTGACCATCAAACAACCGGATAATCCGCTGAGCATATTCAGCATCGCGCTGCGAGTGTGTTACCATAATAATGGTAGTTCCGCCCTGGTTTAGTGATGCAAGCAAATTCATCACCTCTTCACCATGTGCTGAATCAAGGTTACCGGTAGGCTCATCAGCAAGAATCAGATGAGGAGTTGCCACTACGGCGCGGGCCACAGCAACTCTTTGTTGCTGACCTCCGGATAACTGCAGCGGGAAGTGTTTTCTGCGATGGGCAATCTGCATCTGTTCAAGAGCTGATTCAACCCTTTTTTTGCGATCAGCAGCATTAAGCCCAAGGTAAATCAGGGGCAATTCCACATTTTCATAAACATTCAGTTCATCAATCAGATTAAAGTTTTGAAAAACAAACCCTATGTTTTGCTTGCGTGTATTGGCTCTTTGTTTTTCAGACAAACCAGAGACCTCCTTACCCAGAAAAACATAATCGCCATTGGTTGGATTGTCAAGCAATCCGAGAATATTCAGCAAAGTTGATTTGCCACAACCCGAAGGCCCCATAATGGCTACAAATTCACCCTTTTTAATTTCAAAGGAAACCTTGTTTAAAGCAGTGGTCTCAACTTCGTCAGTTCTAAAAATTTTGGTAAGATTTACGGTTTTTATCATGTCGGAAAGGATTAAAAATGTGAAACGTTCAATTATTTTTTGAAAACCAGTTTTTCTTTATCACCAAAGGAATCATAAGAAGATACAATAACCTTTTCACCATCGGTTAATCCTTCAAGAACCTCATAAAAGCTGGTATTCTGCCTGCCTATTTTTATATTTCTGCGGGTTGCAAATTTGCCTGAAGCATCAACAACATAAATCCAGTTGCCACCAGTTTCCT from Lentimicrobiaceae bacterium includes:
- a CDS encoding ABC transporter permease, whose product is MMIYNYLTTAFRSLVRQKHYTFINLIGLSVGIASFVLIALYVQHELSFDKHLKNVDRLFRVVELQNEPGVGEQHVAITMGPLAESLLADFPQVTGVVRFIPGFDIPIVRFGEKNFREKDMYYADPSVIRLFEIELVSGNPETVLSNPRSVLMSEKAAARYFGSPANAPGKVLIMGNRGFRVSGVMKDQPQNTHFFFDILVSSSTLDGLEDFSWLKDWGSNSLVTYVQLDKPESQAPVEAGFADFLEKHIFSTGNGWHNFEMYLQPVKDVYLKSQHVKFQNVTSAGDGNLVLIFIVIAILILIIACVNFINISIARSVKRAREVGIRKVLGADRMSLIYQFISESFIITLLSLILAIGLVELSLPVLNELLGASFYIDFIGNPIFNVGLLAILVLISLASGAYPAFYLSHYQPARVLKGSVNMKGSGAGFLSKGLVIFQFIISAGLIFSILVLNAQVRFMKSKKLGISYENVIYVPFGEKESVSKLSIIKDELSKNPLIQTVAGCSYINGVSGSQGPVIVGDSADTRLTVRFGFVDDLFFPAMGIDIVDGRNFSHLIQSDIGSAVILNEAAVRKLGWSNPIGKTFKYVNGADTTQRPKVVGVLRDYHYYSLRSLIEPAAYVFAPDLFRGVVIKYFRASDQENVLDFVEQKWKSVMPAEPFQPLLSSKLIEGRFKNENTVFSLFLYFTFISVILSCLGLFGLTSLMIEQKTRIIGIKRVLGGQAWDIALRLVREYLILVSIAVAIAMPLSYYLLQEQLSKFAYRIEIGFVQMLLTLLIIVAFSFLTIVFKALKAARANPVESLKYE
- a CDS encoding ABC transporter ATP-binding protein, whose protein sequence is MIKTVNLTKIFRTDEVETTALNKVSFEIKKGEFVAIMGPSGCGKSTLLNILGLLDNPTNGDYVFLGKEVSGLSEKQRANTRKQNIGFVFQNFNLIDELNVYENVELPLIYLGLNAADRKKRVESALEQMQIAHRRKHFPLQLSGGQQQRVAVARAVVATPHLILADEPTGNLDSAHGEEVMNLLASLNQGGTTIIMVTHSQRDAEYAQRIIRLFDGQIINENIRSGIAQSL